taaaccacaggacccatttgtgtaattaactcttctCTATAACTCCTGATTAATGTTAATTGCACACACCGATTGATGATGTTAAATCACCACCAGCTTGTACGAAAGTCATgtctttttgtaaaaaaaaattaaataaagataCCCAGGGGCGGAACTACAATACAACCAGCCTGGTCCCGGGACAGGGCTCAACTTTGAACGGTAgtgtaaatttatttatttttttcgatttttatacaaaggatactcATAAACAACTACGAGGACACCTATAAGACGATCTGTAGTTGAAGATGAGATGAAATGGAGGTTTTCCGTTCGACGGAAACGAAAATTCCGATAGATGAAAACTTGCAGCGGTAGCTGTTTGGAGAAGACGGAGTCACTTTGTCCTTTTCCCATTATCCAATATTTTAATAACTAATCCAATATTCTCACACATTTGTAACTTGTACTTTTAGGTTTAAAATATGCACATTACTTATGTTTTGACAAATTTAAAGTGGCCAGGAAACAAAGCCGTAAGTCCAAATAtttcaataattttttttttgtcctcTTCTGCTTTTAGGTTTATTTGTACCAAAGTAAGTGACAAAATTGGAAAACTGTAAACACACTTCAAAAATTGTgaaaataactttttttactttgttTATTTATTGGATTTACTTTATTAATAAGTTTTCTGTTCTTTTTTAAAGACATTTTTATCAAAaactaaatattatttataaaacttCCAAATAACATTTAAAGTTCTATAAAAGTATTTGATAACGTTCTCATGTGTGTAGCATTAGTAAATAAATAATTATCAATATATGCTTTATATAAGTAATGGGTCCCGATAGCGTACACGCACGTATGACTTGGTATAATTATACGTATAAGTTGGTTAAGTAAGAGCTTTGTATGTATAACTAAGGTGTACAAAATACGTAACGAAAAAACCATGTTAGAAGGCTGAAAAATCGAAAAAACGGATATGggtgtcggaaaatggtcggaaatttccgaccacttaccgacgaaacataacatttggtcggaaagttgtcggtaatttccgaccaatttccgactaaaacatctatttttttcatatttaattATGCGGAggtgtatatttatatataaatgtgtttctTGTCTCTATATGTAAATGTGTTTCTTGTTTCTAAACCCACAAACTTTGTCTTAGATTCGTATCGTGTTTTCGGgttgtgtcagaaattcacacatCTAACGAGAAAGAACAGGTTCGTTTACATGACACACACCAACTTACCCACTCAAACCCTATCTATTTAATCAACCTTATCTCTTCCCCTTATTCATCTCCACAAAATTCAAAACCCTAGCCCCCATTTAGTTTTCCCTCAACACACACACAATCTGGACATCTAGAGAAAGCTTGAGAGTtgaaagaaagagagagaggcAAGATGCAGTGATGACGTCCGGCCGGCCACCTGGTCACGACGGCGCTGCGGTTGTGGTTTTCCGGTGATGTTTTAGTGGCAGAAGGGTTGTGTGGGTGCGACCGGGGTTTAAGGTGACAACGGGATGGGTGGTAAGGAGCAGGGGAGGCAACTGTGTGGTACTCAGCGGCTCGCGGAGGAGCGACGGCGGCGGTGCCGCCAAACTCGAGGGGATGCACGACCACTGCAGTGGCGGTATTTGGTGCGGTGGTGGATTGAACACCGATTTGATATTTAAACGCACAAGGTTGGACACCGATTTGAAGAAACCCTAACCTAATTGCAGGTTTGTTGGTATATATGTTCTTGATCTTGTTTCagttcttgttcttgtttaaatTATGCTATAGAATCTGTTATTTTTTTGATCTTGTTTTCTACATTGGAAGTTAATGTTGGTACTTGGATTTGTGGTCTATTTGATAGGAGTTTTAGAATTGTTGTTTTGGTTAGGCGTTTTGGAATAGTTTTAGAATTGTTGTTTTGGTTAGGGTTACATGGATTTGCGATTTATTTGGTGGAGGTTTTAGAATTGGTGTTTGGTTAGGGGTTTTAGAATGGGTCCCTAACTTTCTCATGTAGATAGGAACTACAGGCCACCCTCACCCTCTTATCGACCACTTGATCTAAAGCAAAACTATGTTGCTGCTGCAGGTTTAGAACTTGATATAAAGGTAGTAGGTGAAAAATAATAGTTACTACGTCGAAACCAAACAACATTTTTCTTCTCCTAAAATTAATTATTTTTCTTCtcattatatatattgttttcttgatatttaaaactaatagtaatagtaattcCACATGAAAGATAGAAAATTATATAAACAAGTTAATTGGTCAACAGTCAACACACGAAGCTAGTTTACATTTCAATATTGTTTTTAAACCTTAATACTTAATTGTAATATTATCGACGCAATAAGTTGTGAATGTAAAAGTTTTCAACATGTCTTTGTGATTGTTCTTGATTCTATTTCTATTAGAAGTGGTGATATTAAAAAGTGATTTTGCATCTCTTATCAAAATAACTTTCAAAACATCGAATTGAGACACAATACCGTACTGATTGAGTTTTCTAACATAGTAGGTATATATGTTTGACAAATATTTGTTAAGTATATATTTGTCATCAGTCAAAATTATATAATGGTTAGTTCTTGATCATATCAAATGTTAAGAATACAAACAATAAGAAATTGGTAATTTGTAGCTTAACTATATTCGGATATAACTAAACGAAGAAACGGTAAAATAAAGGGGTTTCAATGATGATAGATTTGCCAAAAGTGTATCAACGTAAGTGGGAACCGTTGGTAACGAACATATTGACATATCACCGATATAATTTTGAACAAGATTACCAATGGGAGTTACCTCTTCCTCGGTTCCGGTTTTTATTTTGCTCTTTGATTTTGCAATACATGATTATGTGATTCGTTTTATGTGTTGCGTGATGACGTTTAGTTTTTTTAGCGACAATCTCTCGTGATGACGTTTAGTTTTTTTACTAAGACAATGCAGACAGTCTCAAGTTACTGTTAAGTTGTGTTGTTTCTTTTGTTTCAGTTTGGAGACAAGGAGGCATGTTTCAAGGATGACTATTACTCCAAGGAGGAGTTAAATACATCATCTATCTGGTGGGTTAATTACACTTCATTTATGTTTAGTTTCTGTAATATTCTAATGATACGTGGCTTATGATGACATTATCATTGCAGTTCTTTAAAACACTTTCTTGTCATCATATTATGTCCACTGAATTTGAATATGTAGGAGGTATAATATTATCATAGGGTGTACATATTCAGACACCTTGTTCCCTAAATCCACACCCTTCTATACGcttcgtatagggctatacgaagCGTATAGGGTTGCTTTTCCCGACCAACTTCTGCACCTCGTACAACGTCACATCAGTCAACTTATACGGGGAGTCTAGGCCTGTACGAGGGGCCAATACGAAGGCccttagacgcctcgtatagacctatacgaggcgtcttggaCTGACCGATTTGACTATGAAGGGACTATGTCTGACATGACTTAAAGGCATACGGGGAGtaaagacctatacgaggcgtctttagCTCCCATAAAATGCAACCTACAGTGCGTTCTTGGTCCACATCCGAGGTTTCAACAAAAAACCACTCACattctgtttgtttttttatttgtgtttGCGTTATTATCATCCCGGAGTGTTGAAATGTCATCATATTGGAACGGCAACTATATCTTCGGGCAATATTCTAGCGAAAACTGGGGGCACGAAAGCGTTCCGGTAACAGTTATTAGCGTAAATGTTATAATTACTTGTTGTTTTCgtttattatttactaatgatgatacggttgtctattttggaggagtctggcattcccgattctaatgagcaagaggaggttgtgtctagtatacaaggaaaacaaaacagcccgtttctagatttgaacaagcatcctcctgttgatgaaacagcccctgtagatgactcataccctgctagtggatacggaggagacggtggatacggaggagacggtggatacggaggacacggtggatacggaggagacggtggatacggaggagaccgtggatacggaggagaccgtggatacggaggagacggtggatacggaggagacggtggatacggaggagaccgtggatacggaggagacggtggatacggaggagacggtggatacggaggggacggtggatatggtggatacggtggatacgggggatacggtggatacggaggagacggtgatcatcagcaattcatttccccgggcactccttatgttcatcaaaacaattcggacgttggaggatatggtggttatggtggatatGGTAGATATGGTAGTGAAGCACCTCCCATTCTGGACAGTCTGTACTTAAAAAAGACGGTAtaaattactattttattattaatattttattattattaattttattattattatttttattatattattattattattatattattattattattattattattattattattattattattattattattattgtcgatgttacaggttttcaactccttagatgaactaaagaaacggatacaagaaatagcaaatgcggatggtttcgttattgtcacccgtcgatcaaagaaaatcgggggaagaaccgggagggtatggcttgaatgtgatcgtggtggtgagcaccagagtacagcaacacttagaaaagctggaagcaaaaaaaccggttgcccgttttacctgctggctgtccgaaaccacccgtatgaaacctgggagataaaagacggaacaattgaacataaccacgaactttgtgaggacctgtcggcccacgcgtttgtgcgaaggtttactccaagcgaaatgaaactgatcgagcagctgacagctcaaaacatggagccgcgcaaaatatttcaaacgataaggaagcagGACCCCGACAGGTTTCATGTTCAGAAAGACGTTCAAAACGTTGTAGCGAAGATTAGAGCCGAACAAAGACAAGGATTGACTCCCATGCAGTCACTAGAAAATGTGCTGATGAAGAACGACTTTATTTACGAGATCCGGGAAGAACCCGGAACAGAGATCGTAACAGAGATCTTCTTTCTTCATCGGGACTCGAGAGTCTtgtggcgtgcattcccccaCGTCATGATGATCGATGCAACGTACAAGACAAACATATACAATATGCCCTTTATCCAGATTGTTGGTATGACGCCTACCAACAAATCGTTTATTATCGCGCATGCCGTTGTTAGTAAAGAACGGGGTGATAACTTTGTGTGGGTGCTTGAGAGGGTTAAGGCAATGTTGGATGAATGTATGGAgccacgtgtgattttaacggatAGAGACCTAGCCCTTATGGGCGCGTGTGCTAAAGTATTTCCAGACGCCTCCAGGCTTCTTTGCAGGTGGCACATACAACAGAATGTTATGAAGCACTGCAAGGGTGCCTTCACAGACGACGACTGGAAGACATTTTTGTCATTCTGGGGTTCATTGATTGAGTCTCCATCCATACCCATCTACGACTACCACTTGCGCAACATGCGAAAGCGACTTGTGGAGTGCAAACGTTCTAGTAAGTTTTTCTAATAACATACGACTCACCTatgcaaattttattaaattatttttactttttaggagTCTTCAAATACGTGTACGATAACTGGCTAAAAGACTACAAGGAGATGTTTGTCTTTGCGTGGACTGATAAGAGGCGCAACTTTGGTAATCGTACTAcaaacagagttgagagccaacatgccaacttaaagagatacgtcgaagataggagctcgctggaccgtatagttggttgtgtccgggatatagttgagacacagttcggtgaaataaggaagacttttcgagaaagcatcgaaaaaacaatgaaacaccacaaacacccgatgtttcaacacctacttggaaaagtatcccacaaagcccttgacttgttgcatggagaggcaattaggaggctagatgtcttggagcgctttaattcatcatgtggttgccaaATGTGGCACAGCTGTGGGTTGCCCTGTGCTTGTAGGATAGAAAAGTACATGCGTGAAGGTAATAATTATTGAACGTCGTACAACACTTGTGTGATATATTTCCTTTCCTTCATTTTACCTAAACAATATTGTTTTTAACCGTGCAGAGCATCCGATTCAACTCGAAGACATAGACGTCTTCTGGCGGAAACTTAACttccaaagttgtaaattgatagACGACTCCCTTGACGTGGTCGAAGAGCTAGATGTTGTTAGACAACAATTACAGTCGCACCCTCCAGCTCAGCAAAAAAGCCTGCTTTCAAAGATTAAAGCGGTGTTGACTCCAACGAAATCTACCAAGAAACCACCGGTTGTCCAACAAAATACTCGTGGCCGACCAACAACAAAGCAGGTACAAGAAAGGTTGGACGAGGCCTCTCGTATAGATGAAGAATTGAGGAGAAGCTCCTTCGGTGATGCAAACACGTGCTTTGAAGGTTCACGACAAAGTAAGTACGATAAACCTCGCCACAGCTCGTACGTTCCGTCTCAAGCCTCACAACAGTCGGttataaggtcccaaaaacccaaagcgaccctaagccgttcaaagagttctaagaagaaagagacacgAGATGATCACGGTTTTCCTTTAATCATTGGGGACGAGTACGTGGGAATCATCGAACGGTTTAAGTCTGACATTCCGCCAGTGTTCCATCCGTACGTCTCGTGCATACGAGATGTGATGCCGgacggtcattgtgggtttcgGTCTGTGGCTGTGGGCTTAGGGATGGATCAGAGTTCATGGGGGCGTATTAGAAGGGACCTTGTCCAAGAAATGGATCAGAACGAATCGATCTGGTTCCCAATATTTGAAGCATGGGCTGCAGGTTATTTTTACACGCATCGTCAGGGCCTAATTTGGGATTCAGTGGCCGGTTGTGGGGAGAATCACTGGATGGACTTCCCCTTTGCAGGACTTCTTATTGCACAAACGTACGGTATCGGGGTGCACCTGTTAACGACAACCATGGGTGCGAGTTCCACTTACTTCCCAATACTAAGTCCTCCGGCTAATCAACAACCATTATTCATAACGCTTACACATGTTAACGAGAACCACTTCATACATGTTAAGCTGGAAGGGGATTATCCTATGCCACCAGCACACGGGCTATGGTTGACCCACCGAAGACCCCACACAGAACAATGGGAAGATATGTACTTGCCACGTCTAGAATGGTATACATCGATAATGAATCCTCGACCAAGATCAAACCCCAGTCTTAATTACATAGATAGTTACACGgaagaatgatttttgtaattaatagtatttttttggaattaatagaatttttttgtaattattagtattttttttgtaattaatagaatttttttgtaattattagtatttttttataattattagtattttttttgtaattaatagtattttttttggAATTAATAGTGTaactttgtaattaatagtattttttttgtaatgaataatatttttttggaattaatagtatttttttaaatttttctacaaaaaaaaaactatacgcTTCGTATAGAACTAGACTCCTCGTATCATATTGCACAAAAGACCATTTAGCCCCTGATAGGCCCCCAATAGAGGCTTATTCCAGGGGCTCAAAGGTAATTTTACACCAACCAGACGCCTCGTACAGACCTGTACGAGGAGTACAGTTGAGcgggattttgaaaattcaatttttgaatatctgaaattcaaaatttgaattttttgaaaGTAGACGCTTCGTACAGACCTGTACGGGGCGTCTCTTTGAGCGgtttaaatttgaattttgaatttgaattttgaaaatcattttagttaattactattttacccctgATATGCCCCCAGTATAGCCACTTAGCAGGGGCTAAAAGGTAATTTCAAAATTGTACGACTCGTACAGACCTGTACGAGGAGTACAGTTGAGGCGGTTACTTTTTGccatttctttttttaattaataaaatgtaTTATTAAATTACCATTATGCCCCTGTTTACCCCTTAGTATAGCCTTttttcaggggcaaaatggtaattaaccattccagaaatatctttttggaatggttaattaccattttgcccctgataAAAGGCTATACTAAGGGTAAAACAGGGGCAAAAATGTCATTTAGCAAAAAgcatagacgcctcgtatagctctatacgaggcgtctaggctTCGTATAACACAGGGGGGGGGCCTAGACGACACAgatcacacacacaaacaaaaacacacacatatacgGTGCATTCGGATCTATACGCCTCGTACGTATTTCAACCGTATTTTTGAAGAATCGAAGCATCACCGGTACGTATTTCATCCCGTAGTTAAGTATTTTTGTCTCGTTTATGCCTTTAGACCGTAGGTTTGCCCTAAAAGTTGAATTTGGTTGGGTTTTGGGggtttgatgttgatgatgatgaagaacttGTGGAACAGGACGCtgagtatagccctatacgagggctatacgagggtctgttttttttttttttttttttttattaattatattattattattatttattaattattattaaatattattattatttattaattatattattaaatattattattattattattatttattaattattattattaaaaacattattattaatattattattatttatttatttatttatttatttatattattattattattaattattgttattgttattaatattattatttattatttattatttatttatttatattattattattattaattattgttattgttattaatattattatttattatttattatttattattattaattattgttattgttattaatattattatttattatttattatttattattattaattattaattattgttattgttattaatattattatttattatttattatttattatttattatttattaatattattattattgtatacGTATACAGTATTTATTATGGAGGACGATCTGATGCCGGGCGATGACATGCACATAGAGCCGGTTCAGCAGGGTCCACGACGGAGACAGCGACCGCCTGTGGATACGTTGCAGGGGCATCCCTATCTAGAGTTTCCCGACGGCACTGACGCCGCCCGTCATTGCCAGAAGCTTAGGAGGATGCACGTTGGATCGCATGCATCGATCGACTGGGATGCGATGGAGGAGATTGCTGAGACGCCGAGAGTGCGTCGGTTTATACCTATCGATTCCCCGTGGCATCGTCTTTTTGATTTGGCGCACACGCCGACCTACAGGGAGCTGCTGGTCGAGTTCATTTCGTCATTCACATTTCACCCTCCTGGGGAGCCAGTGCCGATTCCGTACCCAGGTGAATGTTAttgatatttatttatttatttattaatattatttatttatttatttatttatttatttatttctttatattattattattattattattattaattattgttattgttattaatattattattattatttattatttattatttattattatattgtttTATTTATGATTCCGTACCCAGGTGCTCCCCCTCCGCCTGAGGTTTCTTTCAGGCTTGCTGGCGTTCAGCGTTCGATGACGCTAGCAGAGTTTGCGGTGCGCTCTGGTTTATACATGCAGGAGGAGATCGAGACTGAGATCTACACAGCGGGGCTAGTGGTGGTTGAAAAACCCACTCTTGTTGGGTTTTGGCAGGTGATTGCGGGGGCGGATCATTGGGAGCATGACAAGTCGAAGGGGAGGGTGTCGTTTGTTAGCGACCCACTATACAGGTATGTACGTTTATTATTGCAATTATTGTGATTATATGCACTGTTTATTAATCTCTGTTTTTGTATTTCGCTAACACTATCTGCAGGTATCTGCACCATTTGCTCGCCACTTCTATATCAGCGCGCGGCTACAGCCGTGAGTGGTGTACGACCACAGATCTTTTTTTCCTATATTGTTTGTTGTATAGGAGGCCGTGCGCGCTAGCACACGGTCTAGCCCAGTACTTCGCCTCCGGCCATCACCGGCAGGAGCGCGGATTTTTGTATGGCGGGGCGTACGTGACCGTCATTGCCCGTTCATTTGGCCTCGTACCACATCAGGACCCACATCTACGGACGCCGGCCATCATGCCGACGCGGATGGGTATGCCGTCGCTATGGGGGATGAGGGTTATCAAGAGGTTCCCGGTTGGCCCGCGGTTTAAAAACCGCGAGGGGGGCGTATGGAGAGAGGAGGACCTACCAGAGCATTTCGAGGACGTTCATCCTCCTGCAGATCCTGCTGATGTAGTGCCCGTGGAGGACCCTCCGGAGGATCTAGACGGTGCAGCGGGGCCACAGCCACCGCCACCTGCCGGGGCACCTCAGTTTCCACGTCACGCTATTCGAGGTGGTGCCCCAGGAGCTGCACTACATCCGGATGTACGAGCCAGGCTTGACAGGCTCGACGATTTGGTAGGTTGGTTGGTACGGGCGGAGCAggatagacgagagagagagggattacccccgataccgcttccaccggttcgagcaccacatcagcagcagcagccgcagcagcagcaccagccgcagcagcagcatcaggattcagattcggattttgatgcatagacctgttgttgtttttattgttattgtggatgtacaaacttatcttctatatttttgttatggatgtaaacagttatcttatatatgtcatatttatgtttgttttcagttattcGGTTACTCAATGATTGTTCTCTTAAATTTagataatacggaaacaatataacccctgaatataatacggaaacaatatttgaaagaaataaaattttaatcgaaagaataatatttaaaaaagtaaaatgttaaaaacaatataatatatttaaagagccgatttttaaaatagttgatttAATCGACGCTGAaacaaaaaatttttttaaactttttatattgtaaaaaacaaaaaaaaaacaaaacttttttaaaaataaaaaaaaaacgatttttaaaggcaaatagttaatttttaaaaaacaacaactttttatagtgtaaaaaagaaaaaaaaactttttttaaaacctaaaaaaatttcaTCAAAAAAACAAATCTTCAAAAACCATCCAAAAAACCAAcccaaaacccaccaaaacacccctCATTTCAGCCAAAAAAAACTTCCAAACggagacgcctcgtatagaccaaGACCCCGCGTATAGGGTTCCTTAAACAACGTGCCTGACACCCCCTGTACACCCATCGAATTCAGTGCatggacgcctcgtataggtctatacgaggcgtctaggttTGCAAAAGTGTGGATTTAGGCGCAGTGGGTGTCCGGATAGATTGGCCCTTATCATATTATTAAGGCTATATACAGTAATTTTTATTTAGAAGGTTGAGTGTAATCTAATTATGTGGTCAATAAAAAGGAAAATCGATAAAATGCGTTTTTCGTTTTACATTATATCAATTagaaagtaatcgtgacaaatcattttttttaaataaaagtcATCCTTAGATCCTACAGATAGGTTTGTTAATTATATAATTGGATTAACATATTATGTCAAACGGGTTGCATCGCATGGCTTTCCTactagtgtgtatatatatagctTTTTTACTAATATTATGTATGCTGTTTAGGTGTGGAACTTGCAATTCCAAGTAGAAAAGTTAAATAAATGATTCAAAGAGGCGCAACAAGCCCACACGGAAGTGTTGCAAAACCGAGTCGAAGAGCTGCAACACAAATGAGAGAAGATATGAAACGACAAATAATCGAGTTGATGAAGCAGTTTGGTAATCCTAGCAATCCTCCACCATAGTTTAGTTTTGTTTGTTGTCTTTTGCGGTTGAACTTGTAATTTAATAACCGTGGCATATTTTGTTGTTGAATCTACAATTTGACAACCGTTTTGTATTTTGTGTATGAACTTTCAGTTCTATAATCGTGTCGCATTTAGGATTTTTATTGGATTTTTTTCTGTATTTTTAGTAGAAAAAATCtggattttttagttttttttttattaaaaagttttTAGTCGGAAATTGGTAGGAAGAGAAATTAGAAAATCTGGTCGGAAAACCGTGGAAAGGTTATGGTCGGAAAACAGTAGGAACATGTTTGTCGGAAAACAGTAGGTACACGGTGGTCGGAAAGCTGTAGGAACCTTTTGGTCGGACAAACAGTAGGAACATGTTTGTCGGAAAACAGTAGGTACACGGTGGTCGGAAAGCTGTAGGAACCTTTTGGTCGGAAAATAGTAGGAAAATGGTGGTCGGAAAACAGTAGGAAAACGGCGGTCGGAAAGTTGTAGGAAAATTATGGTCGGAACTTTGTCGGAAATAGTAACTTCTTTTTTTTGTCGGAAATTTGTCGCCAATTTAGTCGGATACTTGTCGGAAATCTTTTCCTACAAGGCTTTTTCCGACAAACCTATTTTTGTCGGAAACTGGTCGGAAACGCCGTTTTCCGACAGTTTTCCGACAAAAACCTTGGTCGGAAGCAAGGCAGTTTTTTAGTAGTGTTAGAATGTAAAAATACAATTATTTGTACATTATAATTAAAATGTTTTCATTCTCTCACTTTATTCGAGAGTGACACTATATTATAAACTATGGAttaagaaatattaatttacccTATTGCGTATGGGGCTTGTgtgttcaaataaaaaaaaagagaaacCAAACTTTCAAAATCCAAACTGTTGTGCGATCACTGGGCGATCAAAAGAAGACTACGTTTCAGTTTTTTCATCATCATCCGATCATAAACCATTTCATCCTTGAGGTATGTAATTTTCAATTGTAAAATCGATTAATAgaatgtaatttttattaatCATATAGGGGATTAAGAaatgattatatatattttaagttattttggGGCCCGATTTTCACTCCTCCCCAGGGCCCAAAGAATTTTTAGAATTTTCGGAGACGGCTCTGCATAGTAGGGAAGAAGAAGATGAGTTTGGTTTTTGATAAATTGCACATTCACGGTAAAAATAATTTAGGACACCCCTGAGCtaatgttctagttccgccactgaagATACCAGTCATGTATATAACATTAGAAACACAATTTAAATCTATATGATTATCGTAAAATAAGGTAAACTGGATTTTAATAGTCAAAATCATCATCCGTTGGCTGATAATAATTCATATTAGGAGTGTAACTTATGTGAGTCTTAACTTTCACTTTTGTTATCAAATGCAATCCCACTCTAATCTATAGAAGTAACCCCAACCTTTCAAAAGTCAAAACAGTTTACAATATtcatattgaaaaaaaaaatcaattaattaTTCATTAGGGGTAACCAAAGACATTTTGCATTAGGCTAGTATTACTCGTGACAATGAAAATGAAACTTAAAAGTATATAGATGACATTATTAATATAAATTATTACTTAACAATAGTTGATAGTTCGACTTATTCAAATTTAATTTCTCTAACAATAATGTAAAGGTTTAGATACATAATGATGCAAAATAAAGTGAGGACAAGAAGAATAAGAAAATTCTTAAGAAGGTGGGGTTGGGTGGAGTGGCTACTAAATGATCCACGTGCATGTTGCTCCCCCCGCCGTCCAACATACCCACGAATCCCACGATTTTGAGGTCCCAGTTTTGACTTCCAATCAAAAGACATTCAACACCTTTATTTATATAATCC
The sequence above is drawn from the Helianthus annuus cultivar XRQ/B chromosome 12, HanXRQr2.0-SUNRISE, whole genome shotgun sequence genome and encodes:
- the LOC110892374 gene encoding uncharacterized protein LOC110892374 isoform X1 → MMIRLSILEESGIPDSNEQEEVVSSIQGKQNSPFLDLNKHPPVDETAPVDDSYPASGYGGDGGYGGDGGYGGHGGYGGDGGYGGDRGYGGDRGYGGDGGYGGDGGYGGDRGYGGDGGYGGDGGYGGDGGYGGYGGYGGYGGYGGDGDHQQFISPGTPYVHQNNSDVGGYGGYGGYGRYGSEAPPILDSLYLKKTVFNSLDELKKRIQEIANADGFVIVTRRSKKIGGRTGRVWLECDRGGEHQSTATLRKAGSKKTGCPFYLLAVRNHPYETWEIKDGTIEHNHELCEDLSAHAFVRRFTPSEMKLIEQLTAQNMEPRKIFQTIRKQDPDRFHVQKDVQNVVAKIRAEQRQGLTPMQSLENVLMKNDFIYEIREEPGTEIVTEIFFLHRDSRVLWRAFPHVMMIDATYKTNIYNMPFIQIVGMTPTNKSFIIAHAVVSKERGDNFVWVLERVKAMLDECMEPRVILTDRDLALMGACAKVFPDASRLLCRWHIQQNVMKHCKGAFTDDDWKTFLSFWGSLIESPSIPIYDYHLRNMRKRLVECKRSRVFKYVYDNWLKDYKEMFVFAWTDKRRNFGNRTTNRVESQHANLKRYVEDRSSLDRIVGCVRDIVETQFGEIRKTFRESIEKTMKHHKHPMFQHLLGKVSHKALDLLHGEAIRRLDVLERFNSSCGCQMWHSCGLPCACRIEKYMREEHPIQLEDIDVFWRKLNFQSCKLIDDSLDVVEELDVVRQQLQSHPPAQQKSLLSKIKAVLTPTKSTKKPPVVQQNTRGRPTTKQVQERLDEASRIDEELRRSSFGDANTCFEGSRQSKYDKPRHSSYVPSQASQQSVIRSQKPKATLSRSKSSKKKETRDDHGFPLIIGDEYVGIIERFKSDIPPVFHPYVSCIRDVMPDGHCGFRSVAVGLGMDQSSWGRIRRDLVQEMDQNESIWFPIFEAWAAGYFYTHRQGLIWDSVAGCGENHWMDFPFAGLLIAQTYGIGVHLLTTTMGASSTYFPILSPPANQQPLFITLTHVNENHFIHVKLEGDYPMPPAHGLWLTHRRPHTEQWEDMYLPRLEWYTSIMNPRPRSNPSLNYIDSYTEE
- the LOC110892374 gene encoding uncharacterized protein LOC110892374 isoform X2 gives rise to the protein MMIRLSILEESGIPDSNEQEEVVSSIQGKQNSPFLDLNKHPPVDETAPVDDSYPASGYGGDGGYGGDGGYGGHGGYGGDGGYGGDRGYGGDRGYGGDGGYGGDGGYGGDRGYGGDGGYGGDGGYGGDGGYGGYGGYGGYGGYGGDGDHQQFISPGTPYVHQNNSDVGGYGGYGGYGRYGSEAPPILDSLYLKKTVFNSLDELKKRIQEIANADGFVIVTRRSKKIGGRTGRVWLECDRGGEHQSTATLRKAGSKKTGCPFYLLAVRNHPYETWEIKDGTIEHNHELCEDLSAHAFVRRFTPSEMKLIEQLTAQNMEPRKIFQTIRKQDPDRFHVQKDVQNVVAKIRAEQRQGLTPMQSLENVLMKNDFIYEIREEPGTEIVTEIFFLHRDSRVLWRAFPHVMMIDATYKTNIYNMPFIQIVGMTPTNKSFIIAHAVVSKERGDNFVWVLERVKAMLDECMEPRVILTDRDLALMGACAKVFPDASRLLCRWHIQQNVMKHCKGAFTDDDWKTFLSFWGSLIESPSIPIYDYHLRNMRKRLVECKRSIFIMEDDLMPGDDMHIEPVQQGPRRRQRPPVDTLQGHPYLEFPDGTDAARHCQKLRRMHVGSHASIDWDAMEEIAETPRVRRFIPIDSPWHRLFDLAHTPTYRELLVEFISSFTFHPPGEPVPIPYPGAPPPPEVSFRLAGVQRSMTLAEFAVRSGLYMQEEIETEIYTAGLVVVEKPTLVGFWQVIAGADHWEHDKSKGRVSFVSDPLYRYLHHLLATSISARGYSREWCTTTDLFFLYCLLYRRPCALAHGLAQYFASGHHRQERGFLYGGAYVTVIARSFGLVPHQDPHLRTPAIMPTRMGMPSLWGMRVIKRFPVGPRFKNREGGVWREEDLPEHFEDVHPPADPADVVPVEDPPEDLDGAAGPQPPPPAGAPQFPRHAIRGGAPGAALHPDVRARLDRLDDLVGWLVRAEQDRREREGLPPIPLPPVRAPHQQQQPQQQHQPQQQHQDSDSDFDA